In Cicer arietinum cultivar CDC Frontier isolate Library 1 chromosome 7, Cicar.CDCFrontier_v2.0, whole genome shotgun sequence, the genomic window AGACAAATTAATGCTTCAATTTAAAACTATCACAACAATATTATTCATAGCAATAATAATAAACCAtcacaaaaatattattcatagcAATACTAATAAACCACGACAATGATATTATTCATAGCAATTTCAAACCATTACAAAGTATTATTCATAAGAAAATGACAATTAAGTAGCAAAGAGTACAAAATCCACACACTATATAATGAAGTGGTGTCTCTAATTAGTAATTAAGCGCATACGAAGCCCTTTGGAACACCCTTTCCACAATCGTTAAGTATCAAGCTCAAGTTAATAGGAATATTAAGGTTGATTCCCAACACATTAGCTTTAAGGGCAGTGCAAAGGCACACAGCAGCTTCAAGATTAGCAAGACCATTAATGAGTGAACAACATTGTGACTTACCAATTATAATATGAACCACACCCAATAAATCAGCACACACACCAAACTTAAGTGTGTCTATAGGACAAGTTGGGGATTTTGGGGAAGGTGGTTGGGGGGATTTTGGGGAAGGTTGTTGGGGGGATTTTGGGGAAGGTTGTTGGGGGGGTTTTGTGGAAGGTGGTTGGGGTGGTTTTTGAACTTTAGGGGGTGATGGAGGACAAACATTAGTTGAGGTAACCATAGTGAAAAATAGGATGTTGATGGAAAGGAGAATAGCAATTTTTGAAGCCATTTGGAATAATAATTAAGATGTGCTAATTAATTAATGGCTTTTAGATTGTGCTTATTCTCTTGGTTGGTATGTGTGTTGAGTGATGATTTTGAAGAGGAATGAGAGGGGGTTTTATAGGGAAGGTTTTATGAGTTTATtggtatttaaatatatttaatgcaattgaaaccaaataaattaaatatttagacctttaacttattttgtattttcatgttaatttcttaattctttttttattcatttttgtttccttgactttatttttaatagtaatATCAATGTTAAGTCTTTTTGTTAGATTTCGTttcattaattttgatttacatATCATTTaaggtaaataaataaaaggtaaTTTTGACTTACAAAAGTCaaactaaaaaaactaaaaaacttattttttgttttatttcattaatattttgggatgaaaactaacaaaaataattcattttaaaaagaaaatagaaaagacTAATATAACTAACAAAAGTAAAATTAAGGATccaaaacataataaaaaaaaactattaaaagatcaaaattaagttaaggagtcaaactataaaataattggTTTATTTTGGAGGCTTAGGGAGAGTGACTGAGTGAAAGGCCATTGGGTGGAAACTTAATAGTCAAGATCAGTTACATAGCACTTACCAAATCAACATGGAAGGAGGAAATATGCTCTCAATCGAGGGAATACAAATATATCGGGTTCATTTGAGATAAATATCTTTTTActaacatttataaattttcaaaattatgattttagttttatatttgtaaaattaattacactaaaatttaattcaaaataaaacaagTTATTTTGGATGCATTTTTTACCGACTAAAACAAATTTAagattcaataatttaaatatttaaatattgtaaaaattgtttatttttctatatgataagtttttgaaaataatttttcattttaaatattttttaaaattttattatttcaaaactccaagtcttagtggtaaaagatatggctttgtcattgttgatgatttttctcgttttacttgtgttttatttttgaaacataaagATGAAGTCTTTGAGGCgttccaccatttttgcaaaaaggttCAAAACGAAAATGGATCAAAAATTGTCTCTGTAAGAAGTGACCATgggggtgaatttgaaaatgaatcctttaaaaatctttgtaatgaaaacggtatttctcacaacttttcttgtccaagtactccccaacaaaatggggttgttgaaaggaaaaatagaactttacaagaaatggctataaccattttaaatgaagccaatattaaaaaatatttttgggccgaagccattaacactgcttgttatgtttctaatcgtgcatccattagaaaaaatttaaacaaaactccatacgagttatggaaagggagaaaaccaaatatttcttattttcatatttttgggtgttattgctacattctcaataataaacaaaatttgcgaaagtttgatccaaaatctgataaaggaatttttctaggatactccacaacgtcaacaggttatagaatatataatcttaagactcaaactgtggaggaatccatgcatattatttttgatgagtttgataatttgtgtttagaaaaaatggataaaaatgaagaagatgaaccttCACCCTCTCGAGTACCCGGTCCTCATGATGAGGATGAGTCTGACCCAACCTCACagcaacctccaagaggatggagaacagtcacacatcatcctccagatctaatcattgggaatactgaagatggtgttataaccagaaattctctaagggaaaacactaccaacatggccatgatatcacaagttgaacccaaaatgattgatcaagctattggtgacaaatcatgggttgaagctatgatggaagaactttcacaatttgaaagaaacaaggtatgaaatcttgtaccccatcctccGGATAAATCCATTATTgggactaaatggatatttagaaacaaactaaatgaggatggagaagtcattagaaataaagcaagactagtggcacaagggtacaatcaacaagaaggaattgattatgatgaaacgtttgcacccgtagcaagactagaagcaataagaatcctcttagcttatgctactcataaaggtataaaactatttcaaatggatgtcaaaaatgcctttttgaatgggttcttaaatgaagaagtgtatgttcgtcaacctcTTGGTTTTGAAGATATGAAGAGGCCgaatcatgtgttcaaactctcaaaagctctttatggcttaaagcaagctcctcgagcttggtatgagaggttaagctcTTTTCTAAAAGAGAATGGATTCATTAAGGGTCAAATTGATACAACTCTTTTCAAGAAGACTCATGagaaagatttattgattgttcaaatttatgtcgatgacataatatttggatcaacaaatgaagtaATGTGCAAAGATTTCTccaatctcatgcaaagtgagtttgagatgagtatgatgggagaattaaaattcttccttggtttgcaAATTAAACAACGAGATGATGGTATCTTcatatctcaagaaaaatacaccaaggatctactcaacaaatacaaaatgagttcagccaaaagtatgggaactcctatgcatccatcctcgatactccacaaagatgatgaaggaactccaatatctgaaaaaAGAGTATAAAGGGATGATTGGATCCTTGTTATATTTAACAGCCAGTAGACCagacatagtctttgcagtcggtctttgtgcaagatttcaatcttctcctaaagagtctcatcttactgcagtaaaaaggatttttagatatcttgtgggCACTAttaatctgggaatttggtacaaaaaaTGCTCAAATCTTGATCGCAttgcttattgtgatgccgattATGCTAGAGATAAAGTTGAAAGGAAAAGCACAAGCGGAACTTGCCAACTTCTGggtaaatctctaataagttggtcatgcaaaaaacaaagtactattgctctttcaactaaAGAGGTTGAATATGTATCAGctgctcaatgttgctcacaacttcTATAGATAAAGAATCAACTAGAAGATTACTCTTTAAGGTACACAAAAATtctcatcctctgtgataatacaagtgccattaatctttctaaaaatcccattcaacattcaagatctaagcatattgaaattaaacatcattttataagagatcatgttcaaaagggtgatatataattaattttcattgacactgaaaatcaattggctgatatttttaccaaacctctccaggAGGATCGGTTTAAATTCATCTTAGAAGAACTCTCCATCATAAATTTTCccaaagttatttaaataatttaattctgttattttttatttaattttattttttattatttgttatttttaatgttatttttgacttttattattttaattttgtgtggCAAATATATGGCAAATCTGATCCCTCAAATAAAGTCAAAAAATTAGATAGGAAGACTTTAGGCACTTTTAGGTGAAACTTCCTCTTGATAAATCAGTCAAGGCCATGCGCATGCCTCCTTTTATCCATTGGTCAAATGGTTGGCACGTGTTGGATACTTCTCATTCCTCATAAATGAGCATACTACATTAAATGCAGTCCATCATGATTCCCTATCCATCATCATCACGCATCATCAACGGCTCATgtctcctctctctctctctctctctctctctctctctcacgtttctgatttttttttctctctccatCAATCAATCAGTTTTTTTCCCTCTCTCTCACGTTTTCAACTTCCCACTcacatctctctctctctcatttaatttttctctttccgtttttattaatttctttttccgTTCAAATTCATTCTCTCcgttttaattcattctttctctgtgtttaattttttctctctctctctctctctcttccatACGGTTCTCTCTCCCAAGTTATTCAGTTtccctttctctctctcttcacTACGAATCTCATTCTCGTCCGTTTTCTTCCTCTAAACAAAAATGGCACGCATCAAAACTACTGTCAAGCAAAAAATGTCTCCTTTTGATCCAGAAACTGACTCACAAAACTACTCAAGTTCTGAATCCGCTGGACAAGGAATAAAACAAAAGTCAGTATCTCCTCCTAGGGAACCTCCTCAACCTCCttctcaaaaaaccaaaaagccCTCATCGTCAAAACTCACTGCCTCAATCAGACGATCTTCAAGagttcaatctggggttgtccaTTCAAACAAAAAGGTTACTCAAGACTCTACTGTGCATGTGATTGATTCGGACGATTCCAAAGGAAATACCTCGGCTAAATCGATCCCTAAATCATCCTCCAAACCTTCCACTCCAAAAAGGTCAAAAACCAAATCATCTGAACAAGGTAAACCGACTCCAAAGAAATCTCGTTCATCCAAACCAACTCTTGTTCCTCTTTTTGACTCCACAGATTCAGAGTTAAATTACACCTCAAGATGGTTTAACAAATCTGTGGTTCATGGCAAGCACATTGACctaatcaatttgaaaaatggTAGCTTTAATGTTGTAGAAGTATTTGATAAGTTAGGATGGACCTCCTTTTTTAGAGTGAATGAACCGCAATACCCACGGCTGGTAAAGGCATTCTATGCTGCATGCAATGGCTGCAAAGGAAGCTCTGGTTTCAGTTTTGTGCTTAAGGGAGTACACTTGGACGTAAACCCCACTTCACTATGCAAAATCCTTGACATACAAGATGCTGGAGCCCACTGTTTTGCTGAAACTTGGTATATGCAGTATATGGTCACTCGAACTTCAGTTCTTCAAAATATCATGATCGATCCTCATAAACCTCTCATAGCCTCAAACCTTCCTCCTATGTGTCGGATTTATCACAACATTTGTGTTCACTCGATAGTGCCTCGAGCTGGGAGTTATGAAAAGGTAACCGAACTTGATATTCTGATTATTCATCATCTGTTGACTGGAACACCCCTTCATATGGGCAATATCATATTTAGCTACATGTTGAATGCTGCCATTGTGGGTCGATCAGCTCCCTATGGGATGATCTTGACCAAAATCTTTAAGTTCTTTAAGGTACCCCTTGATGATGAAGAGAGTATTTAGTGCAATAATTTCTTTtctatgaaaaatatcaaacaaatgCGCATTGATCTGCCTGAACAAACCCCCACCTCAAGGAAGAAGAAAACTGCCTCAAAGAAACAAAAGTCAGCATCTCCACTATCTCATTCTCGCACCCCCTCATTTAACTCTGCGGGCTCAACATTTCCTCAATCTCCACAAGTCAGTAATAATCTATCACCACACACTGCCGCTCCTTTAGTTAAGGATGGTGAAGATTTATTCTTTGATCTGAACGTATCATATGATCACCATTCTTGCCCTCATAGGAACATGCATGCAGAAGAATCCACATTACCATCTCAAGTAAGTCTGAACTCTTCTCCTATCTCTCCAAATATTGCTCCATCTAATTTTGATCCGGATTTACAAGAAAAATCCAAATCTCATTTGGCTccacattttgaaaatttctccAAGGATAAGGCTAAAAGTTCAAAATCCAAAAGGGCACGTGATGACTCAACCACAAGCATGAAATCGGCAGGAACTGATAACAAAAGGTTTTTAAAGCTTCTAAAGACCATTAGGAAATACCAAAAGAAATTGTTGGTTAACTTTTCTCACTTTCAAAAAACCATCACTCAGTTTGGACTCATTCGggaatgggttaccaaacatTTGGGTTCATCAGCTGCTGCCAATGATCAACCTCTTGTGCTACCGGCCCAGTTCTCTTTTGACCCCGACTCTACATCATCATCTGAAGATTCATCTTCCGCTGAATGACtctgttttaaattttttagatacTTTTTTATGTTGACTTAATTCAGGGGGAGTCAGATTATGTATTATATTTTGTCTTATGTTGATAGCATGTTTAAACTCATATTATGTTTTGCTGACTGATGTTATGGTTGTTTAAACTCAAATTATGTTTGCTGGATGTTATGGCTGAATTCATGAACC contains:
- the LOC101496097 gene encoding 14 kDa proline-rich protein DC2.15-like: MASKIAILLSINILFFTMVTSTNVCPPSPPKVQKPPQPPSTKPPQQPSPKSPQQPSPKSPQPPSPKSPTCPIDTLKFGVCADLLGVVHIIIGKSQCCSLINGLANLEAAVCLCTALKANVLGINLNIPINLSLILNDCGKGVPKGFVCA